The Methylovirgula sp. 4M-Z18 sequence CACGCGTAAACGCCACATCTCGCTTTGTGTCGGCATCTCGGAGATGTGGGAAGGACAGTTCGTTTACACTCTTGTCGCGGGCAATATAGAGAACATCGCGGCCGAATTTGTTTTCGTTGAAGCGCTCCCAATCAACGGTGTAGCCCGCCGCTTCGGCAAGCTGGCGCGTGAACTCGCGCAAGGTACGGCTGTTGCCATCACGAAATGGGTGGATGTAATCGAGACGGGAATAGAGATCGCCCATCGCCTTGGTGAAGTCGGCCGTTTTGAGCGTTTTCAGCGTGTCAGGATTAGCGGCTTCCAGAAAGGTCTCGAGGTGCCTCCTGGCGTCTCTGCCCATGTCGGAATACGCAATGCAAAAAATCTTGTCGTTACTTTCGAGCTGGCGATATTTGAGCCAGTCACCCCGGATCACTGGCGGGCGAAACTCGCCCGGCCGGTACTCGGGAAAACCAAACCGTGGCATGTCCTGAAAGATGCGCCGGTTGATTTCGAGAAGGTGCGCAGCATCAAAAACTCCGCGAACAGGATGCTCGCGGAGTTCAAGAATGCGGCGGCGTGTCCAGAGACCTTCAAGCCTGGTCTTCTTGTCGTCAGTTGCCATCGGCAAGAAGCGCCCTGCTGTGCTTTTCGAGCGCCGCGTCAAGCTCATCGGAGTTAAGGAAGCCGTCTCTGTACGCGATAAAGAGCTGTTCAACTTCATCGTCAACCTTGAAGCCTTCCAGCTCAACGGATGCCTTGGCGTAGCCATAGGCTTCACGGCGGCGCGCAAGCTCTTCCTTTGAAAGGCGTGGCAGGCTGGTCGAGGCTTTGACCGGCTCGGAAGCCGGGCCTTTCCTTTGCAAATTCATGGCTTTAACCTCGTCTTACGCCTACAGATATCTAGCATATTATCGTAAAAATTTCAACGGATTACCAGAATCCGTTCCTTAAGGAACGTATCGAGACGCGATGTCGCGGCCTTCAGCCAATCGGCGCAAATGCTCATAAACGCCACGAGGTTTCCCGCCCGTGTCGGTGAAGATCACGCAATCGGGCATTGGCCCGATCTCGCCGTGAGCGGCGAGAAGCGCCATGGTGGTGGATTGAACGTCGGCGCCGAGAGACATCGTACGCAGGCGAATTGAGGAGGGCGGAGCGCCCTCCTCCATAAGAGACGCAGCGTGAGGCATCACGCCGCCCTGTCCTCGGTTTTCGCCTGCGGCTGAAGATCGTGCAGATAGGCAACCGCGCGCTGCGCATGTGCCGCGGCCTGGAATATCGCCCTTCTGTCGTCAGTGAGCACGCGCAACCACGAGTCGAGGTAGGACGCGTGGTCCGGCCGCGGCTCGAGTTCCGGGGCGATGCCGAGATCCGCGCACAGAAAACAGCTCCCGAGCTCGGCAATGAGCTCCTCACGCGCTCGTTCCGACTTGTCTTTCGAATAACGGGAGAGATCGCGGTTCACACGATGAGGCATCGCTGTCCAATGACATGCCTCATGACTTAAGGTGGCAACGTAACAGGCCGCATCGCGAAACGCCGCGAGAGGGGGCGTTTGAATGAAATCTCCGGCCGGACAAAAGAACGCCTTGCCGCCACCGTGCCGGATCACGGCGCCAGTGTTGGCGAAGAAGCGGTCGGCGTGTTCGATCCGCTCGACCGGATCACGCGCTGGCTCAGCGCGGGCATAGTAGCGACCCGGCAGCCCGTCGATCTGCGCAACGTTGAACACGATATAGGATTTCAGGAATGGGATTTCCCGATCGAACTCCTCGCCGCCCGCGCAGACCTCCGTCTTCGTGAACCGGCTGGCGAAGACCACCATGGTTCCGCTCTCGCCCTTGCGGACGGCGCCTCCAAGCTCGATGGCCTGT is a genomic window containing:
- a CDS encoding Fic family protein — encoded protein: MATDDKKTRLEGLWTRRRILELREHPVRGVFDAAHLLEINRRIFQDMPRFGFPEYRPGEFRPPVIRGDWLKYRQLESNDKIFCIAYSDMGRDARRHLETFLEAANPDTLKTLKTADFTKAMGDLYSRLDYIHPFRDGNSRTLREFTRQLAEAAGYTVDWERFNENKFGRDVLYIARDKSVNELSFPHLRDADTKRDVAFTRDSFARSRDLPDLLRDAVRPSRAIAFEKEDRETALKKFPELATHYALLDLAEAQASERFSADPRTVVNVVADIKSRMVARLDTGDVQIARAAPEHARADWIERDEHDDARDEGRER
- a CDS encoding ArdC family protein yields the protein MTGKAGKSRGDIYARITEKIVADLEKGVRPWMQPWHSENASRRVTRPLRHNGLPYSGLNVLLLWSEATERGFTLPIWMTFKQAIELGGAVRKGESGTMVVFASRFTKTEVCAGGEEFDREIPFLKSYIVFNVAQIDGLPGRYYARAEPARDPVERIEHADRFFANTGAVIRHGGGKAFFCPAGDFIQTPPLAAFRDAACYVATLSHEACHWTAMPHRVNRDLSRYSKDKSERAREELIAELGSCFLCADLGIAPELEPRPDHASYLDSWLRVLTDDRRAIFQAAAHAQRAVAYLHDLQPQAKTEDRAA
- a CDS encoding antitoxin VbhA family protein, producing the protein MNLQRKGPASEPVKASTSLPRLSKEELARRREAYGYAKASVELEGFKVDDEVEQLFIAYRDGFLNSDELDAALEKHSRALLADGN